The Colias croceus chromosome 23, ilColCroc2.1 genome window below encodes:
- the LOC123702090 gene encoding histone H2B, whose product MPPKTSGKAAKKSGKAQKNISKSDKKKKKHKRKESYAIYIYKVLKQVHPDTGISSKAMSIMNSFVNDIFERIAAEASRLAHYNKRSTITSREVQTSVRLLLPGELAKHAVSEGTKAVTKYTSSK is encoded by the coding sequence ATGCCGCCAAAAACGAGTGGAAAGGCCGCCAAGAAGTCCGGCAAAGCGCAGAAGAACATCTCGAAGTCTGacaagaaaaagaagaagCACAAGAGGAAGGAGAGCTACGCCATTTACATTTACAAGGTGCTCAAGCAGGTCCACCCCGACACCGGTATCTCCTCGAAGGCCATGTCCATCATGAACTCGTTCGTGAACGACATTTTCGAGCGCATCGCCGCGGAGGCGTCCCGGCTCGCTCACTACAACAAGCGGTCGACCATCACGTCGCGAGAGGTGCAAACCTCCGTGCGGCTGCTGCTGCCCGGCGAGCTCGCCAAGCACGCGGTCAGCGAGGGCACCAAGGCGGTCACCAAGTACACGAGCTCCAAGTGA